In one Diabrotica virgifera virgifera chromosome 7, PGI_DIABVI_V3a genomic region, the following are encoded:
- the LOC114330826 gene encoding GDNF-inducible zinc finger protein 1 isoform X1: MVAFTKKIQKLFLILVHRFCSTIMYSLYQAWLTLGSCSSISETTPALPSTSPLNLSTSANLSPIPDVYLQVGPHLTQFSAHKIVLTTHSGFFKAAIVNQQGSAPIMVPNVNVEEFSSLLTFMYTGYLDVNVNNIYNIILATHILHMPRALDLCRSFLLQIQPPEIRTNIVKPIPSRKAVLPSQEIYAPVYSALNKSEDTPFKTVISKYESTEKTSAVKTDDVEVELEIQSSNSRNRIYIEKQKNKKSSQEVSNEKVVVDIACCDGPVKFHRVINKNYGVIVPEEAFTMSEVNQNEALNKVMNKNIRDHVDNETENQSNEVFTCIYCNHTFKSQYCYQKHARRHLNPISSVGMKVAQKETKREVKLLDMNVQYYPCKTCGSKFPSYYFVHKHRKLCHAEEMSDNNNKNTDAISEDIESTESNCSAIDVEAVNFEN, encoded by the exons gTTTTGCTCAACTATTATGTATTCTCTGTATCAAGCATGGTTGACATTAGGATCTTGCAGCAGTATTTCTGAAACGACTCCGGCGCTACCATCAACATCACCATTAAATTTATCAACATCAGCAAATTTATCACCAATTCCTGACGTCTACCTCCAAGTTGGGCCCCACTTGACTCAATTTTCAGCACACAAAATAGTTTTAACGACACACAGTGGATTTTTCAAGGCTGCTATAGTTAATCAACAGG gATCTGCACCAATAATGGTTCCAAACGTAAACGTAGAAGAATTCTCATCTTTATTAACATTCATGTACACCGGCTACTTGGATGTTAACGTAAACAACATCTACAACATCATTCTAGCCACGCATATCCTACACATGCCCAGAGCCTTGGATCTATGCAGGTCGTTTTTGCTACAAATCCAACCACCAGAAATCAGAACCAACATCGTCAAACCCATTCCTAGCAGAAAAGCAGTGTTGCCAAGTCAAGAAATATATGCCCCTGTATACAGCGCGTTAAATAAATCTGAAGATACTCCGTTTAAAACGGTCATTTCAAAATACGAATCTACAGAAAAAACCTCAGCTGTAAAAACAGACGATGTAGAAGTCGAATTGGAGATCCAATCTAGCAATTCTCGAAACAGAATATacattgaaaaacaaaaaaataaaaaatcaagtCAGGAAGTGTCAAACGAAAAAGTTGTTGTTGATATAGCTTGTTGTGATGGACCAGTAAAATTCCACAGGGTCATCAACAAAAATTACGGAGTAATCGTCCCTGAAGAAGCATTTACTATGTCAGAGGTGAATCAGAACGAAGCTTTAAATAAAGTAATGAACAAAAATATAAGAGACCACGTTGATAACGAGACGGAAAACCAGAGTAATGAAGTTTTTACTTGTATATACTGCAATCACACCTTCAAGTCTCAATACTGTTATCAAAAACATGCAAGAAGGCATCTAAATCCGATATCTTCTGTAGGAATGAAAGTAGCTCAAAAAGAAACTAAAAGAGAAGTAAAATTGCTTGATATGAATGTTCAGTATTATCCGTGCAAGACTTGTGGTAGTAAATTTCCCAGTTACTATTTCGTGCATAAGCACAGAAAGTTGTGTCATGCTGAAGAAATGTCGgacaacaacaacaaaaacacAGACGCAATATCTGAAGACATCGAAAGCACTGAGAGCAACTGTAGTGCTATTGATGTTGAAGCTGTAAACTTCGAGAACTAG
- the LOC114330826 gene encoding GDNF-inducible zinc finger protein 1 isoform X2 — translation MYSLYQAWLTLGSCSSISETTPALPSTSPLNLSTSANLSPIPDVYLQVGPHLTQFSAHKIVLTTHSGFFKAAIVNQQGSAPIMVPNVNVEEFSSLLTFMYTGYLDVNVNNIYNIILATHILHMPRALDLCRSFLLQIQPPEIRTNIVKPIPSRKAVLPSQEIYAPVYSALNKSEDTPFKTVISKYESTEKTSAVKTDDVEVELEIQSSNSRNRIYIEKQKNKKSSQEVSNEKVVVDIACCDGPVKFHRVINKNYGVIVPEEAFTMSEVNQNEALNKVMNKNIRDHVDNETENQSNEVFTCIYCNHTFKSQYCYQKHARRHLNPISSVGMKVAQKETKREVKLLDMNVQYYPCKTCGSKFPSYYFVHKHRKLCHAEEMSDNNNKNTDAISEDIESTESNCSAIDVEAVNFEN, via the exons ATGTATTCTCTGTATCAAGCATGGTTGACATTAGGATCTTGCAGCAGTATTTCTGAAACGACTCCGGCGCTACCATCAACATCACCATTAAATTTATCAACATCAGCAAATTTATCACCAATTCCTGACGTCTACCTCCAAGTTGGGCCCCACTTGACTCAATTTTCAGCACACAAAATAGTTTTAACGACACACAGTGGATTTTTCAAGGCTGCTATAGTTAATCAACAGG gATCTGCACCAATAATGGTTCCAAACGTAAACGTAGAAGAATTCTCATCTTTATTAACATTCATGTACACCGGCTACTTGGATGTTAACGTAAACAACATCTACAACATCATTCTAGCCACGCATATCCTACACATGCCCAGAGCCTTGGATCTATGCAGGTCGTTTTTGCTACAAATCCAACCACCAGAAATCAGAACCAACATCGTCAAACCCATTCCTAGCAGAAAAGCAGTGTTGCCAAGTCAAGAAATATATGCCCCTGTATACAGCGCGTTAAATAAATCTGAAGATACTCCGTTTAAAACGGTCATTTCAAAATACGAATCTACAGAAAAAACCTCAGCTGTAAAAACAGACGATGTAGAAGTCGAATTGGAGATCCAATCTAGCAATTCTCGAAACAGAATATacattgaaaaacaaaaaaataaaaaatcaagtCAGGAAGTGTCAAACGAAAAAGTTGTTGTTGATATAGCTTGTTGTGATGGACCAGTAAAATTCCACAGGGTCATCAACAAAAATTACGGAGTAATCGTCCCTGAAGAAGCATTTACTATGTCAGAGGTGAATCAGAACGAAGCTTTAAATAAAGTAATGAACAAAAATATAAGAGACCACGTTGATAACGAGACGGAAAACCAGAGTAATGAAGTTTTTACTTGTATATACTGCAATCACACCTTCAAGTCTCAATACTGTTATCAAAAACATGCAAGAAGGCATCTAAATCCGATATCTTCTGTAGGAATGAAAGTAGCTCAAAAAGAAACTAAAAGAGAAGTAAAATTGCTTGATATGAATGTTCAGTATTATCCGTGCAAGACTTGTGGTAGTAAATTTCCCAGTTACTATTTCGTGCATAAGCACAGAAAGTTGTGTCATGCTGAAGAAATGTCGgacaacaacaacaaaaacacAGACGCAATATCTGAAGACATCGAAAGCACTGAGAGCAACTGTAGTGCTATTGATGTTGAAGCTGTAAACTTCGAGAACTAG